The following are from one region of the Mixophyes fleayi isolate aMixFle1 chromosome 7, aMixFle1.hap1, whole genome shotgun sequence genome:
- the SREBF1 gene encoding sterol regulatory element-binding protein 1 isoform X4 yields the protein MECTFEDMLQLIRNNDNDFSGFFDAPFGTVRTPTQDVAPNVDLAGGTALSSLEGLLAAPTNAPPMKMFSLSAPSFQSQPAVPPPQDNHTHQLTVGPMDEPMQICPSSQHTQAKLQPAVAPQPLQSMAFGQTVVTQAQPQYSAQPVPIFQEQSTYTAPQSVAAQQTTASQPLQNVSGQHLQSIASQPLQSIASQPLQCVVSQPMQTVSSQAPTLQTLSSPPIQQHLTIHTQNISPQHFLTATSTASVAPQIQQVLLQPHFIKADSLLLTAVKADGTMMSGVNTTTTNTTIRTTPLQMPTLVSGGTILTTLMVDADKLPINRINSNGKMAMLNVKGEKRTAHNAIEKRYRSSINDKIIELKDLVVGTEAKLNKSSILKKAIDYIRYLQQNNVKLKQENIMLKMAAQKNSTLKDLVAGTGINMDGVKAEMMDVLTPPPSDVGSPSHSGSPLSQCSSDSEPDSPFCDEAKVQVKQEVPSSPSSGMLDRSRMALCVFVFLCLSFNPLSFLMGGSRSQESSGSDKFHGSGRNMLEMGPSETSSLLSWLSPSALLWPINLIVVLAVFIRLFIYGEPVTRLHSESSVLFWCHRKQADVDLSRGDFAQASLHLWKALKALGRPLPTSNFDLCCSLTWSVIRYVLQRLWVGRWLAERAGGFRRDHQLKEDVRKSCREAALVYHRLHQLHMTGKHVGGHLSAINMALSAVNLADCAGNTISVATLAEIYVGAALRVKASLHRRFHFLARFFLCSARQVCLAQSVAIPPAMQWLCHPLGHRFFVDGDWSVRSSPRDTIYSVAGSAVDPLAQVTQAFREHLLEKALYCVAQPEQTKPLSEGEGEFSDALEYLQLLNGCSDAAAVTNHTFSISSSMAAVTGTDPVAKWWASIIIVAINWLQGDDEAAQRLYPVVEYMPKPLHTTENMLPKAALYAFKAVRTLLGKQDSTQVSLGQCEKASSYLRDSLNSSPSSNSNVDKAVQLLMCDLLLVTRTNIWQQQQSSPGQQPNLIHPASPQELRGFQLDLSSLRRLAQYFRPAMRRVFLHEATSRLMAGASPTRTHQLLDRSLRRRVPPSGKEDIARLVSCSVTLPTMPCQ from the exons ATATGCTTCAGCTCATCCGCAATAATGACAATGACTTTTCTGGGTTTTTCGATGCCCCGTTTGGAACAGTCCGTACTCCGACCCAGGATGTCGCTCCAAACGTGGATCTTGCTGGAGGGACAGCACTTAGCTCCTTGGAGGGGTTACTGGCAGCGCCCACAAACGCACCCCCCATGAAAATGTTCTCACTCTCCGCGCCCAGCTTTCAAAGCCAGCCTGCTGTGCCCCCGCCTCAGGACAATCACACCCATCAGCTGACAGTCGGGCCTATGGATGAGCCTATGCAAATCTGCCCATCTTCCCAGCACACCCAAGCCAAGCTCCAACCCGCCGTGGCTCCACAACCTCTGCAGAGCATGGCGTTCGGGCAGACCGTAGTGACGCAAGCGCAGCCTCAGTACAGCGCCCAACCTGTGCCTATATTTCAAGAACAGAGCACTTATACAG CTCCACAAAGTGTTGCAGCCCAGCAGACTACAGCAAGCCAGCCGCTGCAGAACGTCTCGGGCCAGCATCTGCAGAGCATCGCAAGTCAGCCGCTGCAGAGCATCGCAAGTCAGCCACTGCAGTGCGTCGTCAGCCAGCCGATGCAGACCGTTTCCTCCCAGGCTCCCACTCTGCAGACCCTCTCCTCACCCCCCATACAGCAGCACCTGACCATCCACACTCAGAACATCTCCCCGCAACACTTCCTGACCGCCACCAGTACCGCCTCTGTGGCCCCCCAAATCCAGCAG GTTCTTCTCCAGCCTCATTTTATCAAGGCCGATTCCCTGCTGCTCACTGCTGTCAAGGCGGACGGGACCATGATGTCCGGAGTCAACACCACCACGACCAACACCACCATACGGACCACTCCGCTGCAAATGCCG ACCCTGGTGAGCGGAGGAACCATTTTAACCACCTTGATGGTAGACGCCGACAAGCTGCCGATAAACCGTATAAATTCTAACGGCAAGATGGCCATGCTGAACGTCAAGGGGGAGAAACGGACGGCGCACAACGCCATAGAGAAACGATACAGGTCGTCCATCAATGACAAGATTATCGAGCTCAAGGACCTTGTGGTGGGAACGGAAGCCAAG CTGAACAAGTCATCCATTTTGAAGAAGGCTATTGACTACATTCGCTATCTGCAGCAAAACAATGTGAAACTGAAACAGGAGAACATTATGCTCAAAATGGCCGCACAGAAAAACA GTACTTTAAAAGACCTTGTTGCCGGTACTGGGATTAATATGGATGGCGTTAAAGCGGAGATGATGGATGTTCTCACGCCTCCTCCGTCAGACGTGGGGTCTCCATCTCACAGCGGCAGCCCCCTGTCTCAGTGTAGCAGTGACTCTGAGCCTGACAGCCCCTTCTGTGATGAAGCCAAG GTGCAAGTGAAGCAAGAGGTCCCCTCCTCCCCCAGCAGCGGGATGCTGGACCGCTCCCGTATGGCGCTTTGTGTTTTCGTCTTCCTCTGTCTCTCCTTCAACCCCCTGTCTTTCCTGATGGGGGGATCCAGGAGCCAAGAGTCCTCTGGAAGTGACAAGTTTCACGGCAGCGGCAGAAACATGCTGGAAATGGGGCCCTCGG agACCTCCTCGTTGTTAAGTTGGCTCTCGCCCTCCGCTCTCCTCTGGCCCATAAACCTCATCGTTGTCTTGGCCGTTTTCATCCGCCTGTTTATTTACGGCGAGCCGGTCACTCGGCTGCACTCGGAATCCTCAGTCCTTTTCTGGTGTCACCGGAAACAAGCCGATGTCGATCTGTCGCGG GGGGACTTTGCTCAGGCCTCGCTCCACCTCTGGAAAGCCCTGAAAGCTCTGGGGAGACCCCTCCCCACGTCTAACTTCGACCTGTGCTGCAGTCTTACGTGGAGCGTCATCCGCTATGTGTTACAGCGGCTGTGGGTGGGCCGCTGGCTGGCGGAGCGGGCCGGGGGCTTCCGCCGGGACCACCAGCTGAAGGAGGATGTGCGGAAGAGCTGCAGAGAGGCCGCCCTGGTTTACCACCGTCTGCACCAGCTGCACATGACAG GGAAGCATGTGGGAGGTCATCTGTCTGCCATCAATATGGCGTTGAGCGCTGTCAACCTGGCGGACTGTGCAGGGAACACTATCTCAGTGGCCACACTGGCGGAGATCTACGTGGGGGCCGCGTTGCGAGTTAAAGCTAGTCTGCATCGCCGTTTCCACTTCCTAGCG CGCTTCTTCCTGTGCAGTGCCCGTCAGGTCTGCCTGGCGCAGAGTGTGGCCATCCCTCCTGCCATGCAGTGGTTGTGCCATCCTCTAGGACATCGTTTCTTTGTCGATGGAGACTGGAGCGTGAGGAGCTCTCCCAGGGACACGATTTACAGCGTAGCGGGCAGTGCAG TGGACCCGCTGGCTCAGGTGACTCAAGCTTTCCGCGAGCATCTCCTGGAGAAGGCGCTTTATTGTGTGGCGCAGCCGGAGCAAACTAAGCCCCTGTCAGAGGGGGAGGG TGAGTTCTCCGATGCTCTGGAATATCTGCAGCTGCTGAACGGGTGCTCGGACGCTGCTGCCGTAACCAACCACACCTTCTCCATTAGCTCCAGCATGGCGGCTGTCACAG GGACGGACCCCGTGGCCAAGTGGTGGGCCTCCATTATTATCGTGGCTATTAACTGGCTGCAAGGCGACGACGAAGCAGCCCAGCGATTATACCCGGTGGTGGAGTACATGCCGAAACCACTTCACACCACAGA AAACATGTTGCCAAAAGCTGCTCTTTACGCCTTTAAAGCGGTGCGGACTCTGCTGGGGAAGCAGGATAGCACGCAGGTCAGCCTGGGGCAGTGCGAGAAGGCCAGCAGCTACCTCCGGGACAGCCTCAACTCCAGCCCTTCCAGTAACAGCAATGTGGACAAG GCCGTGCAACTTCTCATGTGTGACCTTCTCCTGGTGACCAGAACCAACatctggcagcagcagcagagctCTCCGGGGCAGCAGCCGAACCTCATCCACCCGGCGTCTCCCCAGGAGCTCCGGGGCTTCCAGCTGGACCTCAGCAGCTTGCGCAGATTAGCCCAGTACTTCCGGCCCGCCATGCGCAGG GTTTTCCTGCATGAAGCCACATCTCGACTAATGGCCGGGGCAAGCCCGACACGGACGCATCAGCTGCTGGACCGGAGCCTGCGCAGGAGGGTACCTCCGTCGGGTAAAGAAG ATATAGCGCGGCTGGTCAGCTGCAGTGTGACCCTCCCGACAATGCCCTGTCAGTAA